A window of Gossypium hirsutum isolate 1008001.06 chromosome D13, Gossypium_hirsutum_v2.1, whole genome shotgun sequence genomic DNA:
ATACTCCAAACTGGCAAAAAATATACAAGGAAGAAAGGGGTTAATAAGATAATGTTGTCATGGCTGTCATAATATATGTTACTataaaatgatcaagatttggaGGAACTCACCACACCATTGCTGCAGAGGGTAAGGCTAATTTCAAGTCTGGAATGATATAACcaaatgattcaaaagaaaacCCTCCCCAAGTGTGCTCAAACTTGTTTGAGAAAGCAACATAGGTTATCAAAAGGAGAAAAGATATCCAAAAAGAGATAGAAACTGCCATTGAAGCTCCCTCGAGACCAAGACTTGACCAATAAACCAAAGTATAAGCAATGCCAAAGTGAAGTACCAGTGGCAGCCCTGAGAACAAGACTAAGGGCATGACAATGCTTTGTGTTTGAAGAAATCTCAGAACATTTTGTATCAAACCAAATGCAAACACAGCTGGGATTTGATACTTGAGGTAAGCATCAGCTTTTTTTGCAATATCAGGCTGTTGATGAAAAAATATTAGTATTGGCTCAGTAAAGAACCATAAAATGGATATAAtgattgagaaaaggaaagaaatgatGCAAGAAGCTTGTAAGTAGATTCCCAGCATGTTATAAGTTTTTGCACCAAATCCTTGACCACAAAGAGTCTCCAGTGCTCCACTTAGTCCCAActgaaaaacaaacaaacaaacagaaAGGAAAGGACTGTTCAGATAGCCAACTTTCAATGCACACAACTACAAGGCTTTGACATTACATCAGATACATGGAGATCTCAGAATTATATACacataagcaaaaaaaaaaaatctatgaaAGATCCCTTAAATCATAGATGAAACCTATAATCAAGTAGGTAAAAGATAGCAGAAGGTTGGTAATCTTCTTTGGGGTAAGAAAGGAGACGTTAGTGTTAAAATTGCAAGGGATAATTTGTTTCTTCTACAATTTACAAATGCTGAAGCTAGAGAAAAGGTCCACGGCATTTTCAGAATAAGCAGGTGATACTACGCAAATGGGAGCCTAATCTGAAGTGTTTGGAGTTCTAACTGGAAGTACTTCATCTATTCCTTGATGATAATTGCCGTAAGGAATATTAGAGGGTGTAATAACCCTTTTAAGAGGATGAAAGTAGTCAATAGAATTCATAAACTGAACATTGATGTTGTATTACATTGCTATTTATATAGTTGGCACCAAATAAATTCgctctattaaaaaatttaattttttttattttaccagCTAATGATTAGTTGATGTAACAAGTTGATGGCGTTATTCTCTTTAGTTCCATCAACTATATTCATTTACTTATAtaatcattaattagaatttttaaGTTACTTTTATAAAAAAGCCAAACCTGTCTAAGCCCGGTCCGACTTGACTTGGCCAAGCTTGAATAAGTATTTTTGCATCTCGACCTTGTCCGAATTCAATTTAAATagtaacaaattttaaatttaaatttaaattaaattataaaaatatataaaatatcaataaacatatatttttaatattttattaatttttgaataatttaacgATTTTTTTGAGTGAACCGACCCAAAAACAGGTCTGGATAGCTTGTATCATTCAACTGATTAGAAGCATATTGGCAAGTCTAAGGCTCTTTATGGATAGCCTGGTCGAAGGATTACATGCTAAAAAATCCATATTTTTGCAAGTTTCACTGAGAAGAAATTCTAGCTAGAGCTGGAGGAAGATTCTAAAACTCGGAAGAAGCTGCATCTGTGTTGGCTAACTTGGGCGTCAGTAACAATAAAATAACTATTTCTGCAATTTGGAATGAAATTAGAGAAAAGGAGAGGAAAGTCAGATGATTTGGTTTCCAGTTCATATACCAAAGCATTCCTTTCTAACTTGAACGGTTGTCCTTCCCACAAAAGATAAAGACTTACTGGAAGGGGGATGAGCATTGAGGGCTATTGTTCGCTATGTCAAGGGAACTAGGAAACAAGAGATCGTCCTTTTGCAAATTGTATGTTTGTTAGTGTCTTACGACCTTAGGAGAAGCTGGGGGATGGAATCAGGAGATTCATTGACTTTGCACAAGACTAAAGGCTAAGCTCTtgttgtttatatttgaagttagcATGGAATTCTTTCATTTACTTGGTCTGGCGAGAAAGAAATAGAAGACAGTTTCAAAGGTTTGAGTATTGGTGAGCAGGATGTTGTAGGTTGAAGGTTTTCTTGGATAAATAAATactcatcaaaaaaaaaaaaaagaagaagctataATCAATGAGACccaatcttttattttcttctataACCCTTCCCAACAAATTTCTTCACCTAACAGTCAAGACAACAGTAATCACAAAGCTATAACCCAGTATACCAGTCTATAAATGTGAGGATACAATAAGCTTTTAAAGAGCTTTATTTTCTCCAAATAAGACGGAGTCATGACCTATGGTGTTATAAAGATGGGATAAGAGTAAATATAGAGTTACCATGAAAGCGTAGCCAGTGACATTGGCCCATGAATTGGCAAGTGTAGCACCAGCAAGGTCAAGCTCTCCAAGGTGACCAGCAAACATGACAGAAACCAAAGCAATGGCATAGTAAAAGACATTGGTAAGGATCATGGGCAGTGAAAATAAGATTTGTGTCTTCGCTTCTTCTACATCTAAAACATTCCTCAAACTCAAACACCTTGTTTCTGTACTTTGGTCTTGTCCTTGGGAAGCTTCACTCAAGAGAACTGTAGTATCTAAGCTTGAGTTTGATGGCTCCATAACTCAGATATTCTTGGGAtgaacttttttctttttgaaggaTTATTGGGATGTTCTTGTTCGTTATTATTGCTTACCAAATTGGCAAAGAAATTGGAATGACGGATGGGATTCTTTATTGTGGTAGTCTGGTAGATGGAATTTGATTGGTCGTACTCAATGCAAAAACAAATATATGGTTGCAATTTGTTATTTAAATAGAAGGAAAGGAAGAGGGGAGATTAAATCATCCTTAATTAACTTATAGATTAGTGTTAAATCATTGCTATTGCTATTAAACTTATTTAACCCCTACAAAGTCTGTAATTTCATGAACTTAGGTTTCTGCTGTTGATataaaaatatctcttttcatgccttcGAATGCAAACCATAGAACAAGTGTGAAATAActagaaataatcaaaataaaaacaatttttaatgacaatgactaaaatataagttttttccgtaccaaaaataaaaacttgTAGAGTTAAATGAGGAACTATGAAATTTGATCTTTGTTATGAAAGTTGAAATATAGAGATTTTATGGGGACTAATGCAGATATGGATGGATCGGGGCAGGAACACTCAATTGGCAAGTAAAATAGACAGGCTGGAGGGTGGAGCCTCACTTCTCTTAAACGCTGTCAGGCTTTGATCGATGTGCCCCTAAAAGGACGGGAATTTTACAGATTTATCCTTCAAGATATGATTGTGCCCCAGATTTTAAACGTGGTACACATGCTATATCATTAGTTGATTAAATTTGAAACatcaataaatacattaaaatttaaacattactaaaagtatgtaaaatttataaaaaataaaaaagtaaactaTACCATGGTCGGCCTTTTCTTTTGGAATTggtccaaatttttttattaattacgaaaatgaatCATTTGcaaaattatgtataaaaatcactacaggaaaatagagTTTTAGCGGCCTTTTTTAAagtctttagcggtgcttttaagCGCCATTAAAAGTATTagtgaaagcgccgcaaaaagtaCTGCTATAGACAACGCTGTTAAAAGCCTGTTTTGTTGTAGTCCTATTTGCTACAATAAATTTTGATGTCATCGTTGCCATTGACGGCACGACCTCTAATAAGTACTCAATCATTggccaatttaaaaataataatttccttGGGTGTTGCCGCTGCCATTGGCAGTATTAGTAAAAATAACTGTACATGTCATGCTAAAATACTCATATTCtgagggaaaaagaaaaggaaaatattaATAGAAAGCATGTTAGATATTTTTTTGGTGTCATTGTTCTCTTTAGCGATATCggtgctttttttaaaaaataattttttaatgggtGTCGTTAGCCTCTATGATGGCATCAGAGAAATCATAAAAAAGTTGTAATTCATTTTCTAAAATGAAGACTTAGATCTAgagcaacaaaaaaaaattgaaaccttaATGAGgacaaagaaggaaaaaaatggtATATATATCTAGATAAAAACAGAAGCTCCAATAGTgagaaaaatgagaaagaaaattgaaaaacttttgagaaaaataaaaaattatggggGAGATTGAAGAAAAGTTGAAATAATAAACAAAAGTTTTCCAATTTTCTTTCTCATCTTTCTCATTATTGGAGCTTCTCTTTTTAGCCAGGTATatatcattttctcttctttgctGCACCAATTTTTTTTGCTGCACCAGATCCAGGTCTTCATTTTAGAGAACGGatagcaattttttttttaaaatttccctGATGCCGCTATAGAGGCTAGCAATacctattaaaaaaatcaattaaaaaaacacATTTGTGCAGCAAAAGAGAATGATGACACCTattaaaaatactatttttaataaaaacaccaaTGCCGCTAATGTAAACGGTGACacttgttaaaatatattttttttctttttccctcatAATACGAGTATTTAGCATGACGTGTATTTTTACTGGTGCCACCAATGGCAACGGTAACACTCaaggaaattattattttttaaattgaccaATGATTTTACAAGTgggtcatttttataattaatacaaaattttggGCCAATTAAAAAAAAGCCCCTATGGTCACTCTAAAATAATGTTTGTCTTATTTTGgtcacttgtattttttttattaatttagtcattctaaataagataattatatGAATTAGTCATTAccgttaaaattttcatattcttttaaCAAATTGCTGATGTGGCACATAAGTAAATTGAATGGTTGGTATGTGATATTTTTCATTGACTTTTGACTAAA
This region includes:
- the LOC107918600 gene encoding protein DETOXIFICATION 19 isoform X1 — encoded protein: MEPSNSSLDTTVLLSEASQGQDQSTETRCLSLRNVLDVEEAKTQILFSLPMILTNVFYYAIALVSVMFAGHLGELDLAGATLANSWANVTGYAFMLGLSGALETLCGQGFGAKTYNMLGIYLQASCIISFLFSIIISILWFFTEPILIFFHQQPDIAKKADAYLKYQIPAVFAFGLIQNVLRFLQTQSIVMPLVLFSGLPLVLHFGIAYTLVYWSSLGLEGASMAVSISFWISFLLLITYVAFSNKFEHTWGGFSFESFGYIIPDLKLALPSAAMVCLEYWAFEILVLLAGLMPNSEITTSLVAMCVNTEAIAFNFTYGLSAAASTRVSNELGAEKPEKAKKAMAVTLQLVVLLALIVILALVFGHDTWAGFFSDSPSIIEDFATMTPFLAISIAVDSFQSVLSGVARGLGWQHMVVVVNLASYYVVGMPIAAIAGFKFKLYAKGLWIGLICGLLSQFAILLVITFHRRWSKIDISAERDEENSVD
- the LOC107918600 gene encoding protein DETOXIFICATION 19 isoform X2; this encodes MEPSNSSLDTTVLLSEASQGQDQSTETRCLSLRNVLDVEEAKTQILFSLPMILTNVFYYAIALVSVMFAGHLGELDLAGATLANSWANVTGYAFMLGLSGALETLCGQGFGAKTYNMLGIYLQASCIISFLFSIIISILWFFTEPILIFFHQQPDIAKKADAYLKYQIPAVFAFGLIQNVLRFLQTQSIVMPLVLFSGLPLVLHFGIAYTLVYWSSLGLEGASMAVSISFWISFLLLITYVAFSNKFEHTWGGFSFESFGYIIPDLKLALPSAAMVCLEYWAFEILVLLAGLMPNSEITTSLVAMCVNTEAIAFNFTYGLSAAASTRVSNELGAEKPEKAKKAMAVTLQLVVLLALIVILALVFGHDTWAGFFSDSPSIIEDFATMTPFLAISIAVDSFQSVLSGVARGLGWQHMVVVVNLASYYVVGMPIAAIAGFKFKLYAKEMVKD